A genomic window from Streptomyces broussonetiae includes:
- a CDS encoding saccharopine dehydrogenase family protein gives MRVLLVGAGGVGTAVTRIAARRGFLAHMVVADYDLARAEAAVAALGERGDRFSAHRLDASDQDAVRRMLVDERCDVLLNATDPRFVMPLFQAALEAGTHYVDMAMSLSVPHGSRPYEECGVKLGDDQFALARRWTQAGRLALVGMGVEPGLSDVFARYAADELFDDIEEIGVRDGADLTVEGYDFAPSFSIWTTIEECLNPPVVYEKDRGWFTTAPFSEPEVFDFPEGIGPVECVNVEHEEVLLIPRWVDARRVTFKYGLGGDFITKLKTLHALGLDSTAEVAVRGDDGPVRVSPRDVVAACLPDPAGLGDRMTGKTCAGTWVKGTKDGAPREVYLYHVVDNEWSMREYGSQAVVWQTAVNPVVALELLAGGAWSGNGVLGPEALPPRPFLDLLTEYGSPWGLREEG, from the coding sequence ATGCGCGTACTTCTCGTGGGTGCGGGTGGCGTCGGGACGGCGGTCACCCGGATCGCCGCTCGCCGTGGCTTCCTCGCCCACATGGTCGTCGCCGACTACGACCTTGCTCGCGCCGAGGCCGCCGTCGCGGCGCTCGGGGAGCGGGGAGACCGGTTCAGCGCACATCGGCTGGACGCCTCGGACCAGGACGCGGTCCGCCGGATGCTCGTCGACGAGCGATGCGACGTGCTGCTCAACGCCACCGACCCCAGGTTTGTGATGCCGCTCTTCCAGGCGGCCCTGGAGGCCGGCACGCACTACGTGGACATGGCAATGTCACTGTCGGTGCCGCACGGCTCCCGCCCGTACGAGGAGTGCGGTGTGAAGCTCGGGGACGACCAGTTCGCGCTGGCCCGCCGCTGGACGCAGGCCGGGCGGCTGGCCCTGGTCGGCATGGGCGTCGAGCCGGGCCTGTCCGACGTCTTCGCCCGGTACGCGGCCGACGAACTCTTCGACGACATCGAGGAGATCGGCGTCCGGGACGGCGCCGACCTGACGGTCGAGGGCTACGACTTCGCTCCGTCCTTCAGTATCTGGACGACCATCGAGGAGTGCCTGAACCCCCCGGTGGTCTACGAGAAGGACCGCGGCTGGTTCACCACCGCTCCGTTCAGCGAGCCCGAGGTCTTCGACTTTCCCGAGGGCATCGGCCCGGTGGAGTGCGTCAACGTCGAACACGAGGAGGTGCTGCTGATCCCCCGCTGGGTGGATGCCCGCCGTGTCACGTTCAAGTACGGCCTCGGCGGTGACTTCATCACCAAGCTCAAGACCCTCCACGCACTGGGCCTGGACTCGACGGCCGAGGTGGCGGTGCGCGGGGACGACGGACCCGTACGGGTCTCCCCGCGCGACGTCGTCGCCGCGTGCCTGCCCGACCCGGCCGGGCTGGGGGACCGGATGACGGGCAAGACCTGCGCCGGCACATGGGTCAAGGGCACCAAGGACGGGGCGCCGCGCGAGGTGTACCTCTACCACGTGGTCGACAACGAGTGGTCGATGCGCGAGTACGGCTCACAGGCGGTCGTCTGGCAGACGGCGGTCAACCCGGTCGTCGCCCTGGAACTGCTGGCCGGCGGCGCGTGGTCCGGTAACGGTGTTCTCGGCCCGGAAGCCCTGCCGCCGCGCCCCTTCCTGGACCTGCTCACCGAGTACGGCTCTCCCTGGGGCCTGCGGGAGGAGGGCTGA